A genomic stretch from Seriola aureovittata isolate HTS-2021-v1 ecotype China chromosome 13, ASM2101889v1, whole genome shotgun sequence includes:
- the syf2 gene encoding pre-mRNA-splicing factor syf2 isoform X2, giving the protein MASRSEVSATVTEEETTDTPASQKREARLRQFRELHFKRNEARKLNHQEVVEEDKRLKLPSNWEAKKARLEWELTEDQKKKECADRGEDYDRVKLLEITADDAERWERKKKKKNPDTGFAGYAEAQFRQYQRLTKQIRPDLEGYERQREECGEDFYPTSNSLIHGTHVPTKEGIDRMVEDVEKQIEKRAKYSRRRAYNDDADIDYINERNAKFNKKAERFYGKYTAEIKQNLERGTAV; this is encoded by the exons ATGGCGTCCCGCAGTGAG GTATCTGCTACAGTCACTGAAGAGGAAACGACTGATACTCCTGCGTCCCAGAAGAGAGAAGCAAGACTACGACAATTTCGAGAGTTACATTTCAAACGG AATGAAGCACGTAAGCTTAATCACCAGGAGGTTGTGGAGGAGGACAAGAGACTCAAACTCCCTTCTAACTGGGAGGCTAAGAAAGCTCGACTGGAGTGGGAGCTTACTGAAgatcaaaagaaaaag GAATGTGCTGACAGAGGGGAGGACTATGACAGAGTGAAATTGCTGGAGATTACTGCTGATGATGCAGAGCggtgggagaggaagaaaaagaagaagaacccAGACACAGGATTTGCAG GTTATGCTGAGGCCCAATTCCGACAGTACCAGAGGCTTACCAAGCAGATCAGACCAGACTTAGAGGGCTATGAGAGACAGCGGGAGGAATG TGGTGAGGACTTTTACCCTACGTCCAACAGCCTGATCCACGGGACACACGTCCCCACAAAGGAAGGAATTGACCGCATGGTGGAAGATGTTGAGAAACA GATCGAGAAGCGGGCCAAGTACAGCCGACGCAGGGCCTACAACGACGACGCAGACATCGACTACATCAACGAGAGGAATGCCAAGTTCAACAAGAAGGCGGAGCGTTTCTACGGCAAATACACAGCGGAGATCAAACAAAACTTGGAGAGAGGCACGGCTGTCTAG
- the syf2 gene encoding pre-mRNA-splicing factor syf2 isoform X1 translates to MAAVVFQVSATVTEEETTDTPASQKREARLRQFRELHFKRNEARKLNHQEVVEEDKRLKLPSNWEAKKARLEWELTEDQKKKECADRGEDYDRVKLLEITADDAERWERKKKKKNPDTGFAGYAEAQFRQYQRLTKQIRPDLEGYERQREECGEDFYPTSNSLIHGTHVPTKEGIDRMVEDVEKQIEKRAKYSRRRAYNDDADIDYINERNAKFNKKAERFYGKYTAEIKQNLERGTAV, encoded by the exons ATGGCAGCAGTCGTTTTTCAGGTATCTGCTACAGTCACTGAAGAGGAAACGACTGATACTCCTGCGTCCCAGAAGAGAGAAGCAAGACTACGACAATTTCGAGAGTTACATTTCAAACGG AATGAAGCACGTAAGCTTAATCACCAGGAGGTTGTGGAGGAGGACAAGAGACTCAAACTCCCTTCTAACTGGGAGGCTAAGAAAGCTCGACTGGAGTGGGAGCTTACTGAAgatcaaaagaaaaag GAATGTGCTGACAGAGGGGAGGACTATGACAGAGTGAAATTGCTGGAGATTACTGCTGATGATGCAGAGCggtgggagaggaagaaaaagaagaagaacccAGACACAGGATTTGCAG GTTATGCTGAGGCCCAATTCCGACAGTACCAGAGGCTTACCAAGCAGATCAGACCAGACTTAGAGGGCTATGAGAGACAGCGGGAGGAATG TGGTGAGGACTTTTACCCTACGTCCAACAGCCTGATCCACGGGACACACGTCCCCACAAAGGAAGGAATTGACCGCATGGTGGAAGATGTTGAGAAACA GATCGAGAAGCGGGCCAAGTACAGCCGACGCAGGGCCTACAACGACGACGCAGACATCGACTACATCAACGAGAGGAATGCCAAGTTCAACAAGAAGGCGGAGCGTTTCTACGGCAAATACACAGCGGAGATCAAACAAAACTTGGAGAGAGGCACGGCTGTCTAG
- the rsrp1 gene encoding arginine/serine-rich protein 1 isoform X1, which yields MTKGEDSHSEMAHARQSDGINVIFDQNSPASSRSQSQSSSGSRQSSGSACYRGRGSHRGRSSSSSSSTSRSRSSSRPRSRSHPRCHRRSSRCGCDNHRRYGHGRHRRSPPRRYRAHSRSYSRSPVQDRSPGRTRYRSRSRSPSRLSRHRRTVSQFRSRFSKSPARGYRSRSRSTSSGHLSLDDKREPLEAAKANALNILGVEKLELPESVKPIPSEKSTESRWVSPEPETRVRQDLEKTLLQIPIEGLEVFFPSWTRCKYKSNETEPDDVSNLKMSPKRKIISFSINNSVAKPTTVAPSCAKVTPRVDSYESRKPYGHWVPVKSGRSSSARKHTLTKAH from the exons atgacCAAGGGAGAAGACTCACACTCTGAAATGGCCCATGCTCGTCAGAGTGATGGCATCAATGTGATCTTTGACCAAAACAGCCCTGCCTCATCTCGCTCCCAGTCCcaaagcagcagtggcagcagacAATCCTCTGGCTCTGCCTGCTACAGGGGGCGAGGTAGTCACAGGGGGCGTTCTTCATCTTCTTCGTCATCTACATCCAGAAGTAGGTCCTCCTCTCGCCCCAGGTCTCGCTCTCACCCTCGGTGCCACAGACGTTCCTCTCGCTGTGGCTGTGACAACCATCGTAGATATGGCCATGGCCGCCACCGCCGCTCCCCACCACGCCGTTACAGAGCCCACTCTCGCTCCTACAGCCGCTCGCCCGTGCAAGACAGATCCCCAGGTCGCACACGCTACAGGTCCCGCTCCAGGTCTCCCAGCCGTTTGAGCAGGCACAGGAGGACCGTGAGCCAATTTAGAAGCAGGTTTTCCAAATCCCCAGCCAGAGGATACAGGAGCCGCTCGAGGTCCACATCTTCAGGACATTTGAGTTTGGATG ATAAAAGAGAACCCCTTGAAGCTGCAAAGGCCAATGCTTTGAATATCCTAGGtgtggagaagctggaacttcCTGAGAGTGTGAAACCAATCCCGTCAGAGAAGTCAACGGAATCCAGATGGGTGTCACCAGAACCAGAGACAAGGGTGAGACAAGACCTCGAAAAGACTCTGTTACAG ATTCCAATTGAAGGCCTAGAAGTATTTTTCCCATCTTGGACTAGATGTAAATACAAG AGCAACGAGACAGAGCCTGATGACGTGTCCAACCTAAAGATGTCCCCGAAAAGGAAAATAATCTCTTTCAGCATTAAT AATTCTGTGGCCAAACCAACAACAGTAGCACCATCCTGTGCTAAGGTAACTCCCAGAGTGGACAGCTATGAAAGCAGGAAGCCCTACGGCCACTGGGTTCCAGTCAAATCAGGGCGATCCTCCagcgcacgcaaacacacactcaccaagGCACACTAG
- the rsrp1 gene encoding arginine/serine-rich protein 1 isoform X3, with translation MTKGEDSHSEMAHARQSDGINVIFDQNSPASSRSQSQSSSGSRQSSGSACYRGRGSHRGRSSSSSSSTSRSRSSSRPRSRSHPRCHRRSSRCGCDNHRRYGHGRHRRSPPRRYRAHSRSYSRSPVQDRSPGRTRYRSRSRSPSRLSRHRRTVSQFRSRFSKSPARGYRSRSRSTSSGHLSLDDKREPLEAAKANALNILGVEKLELPESVKPIPSEKSTESRWVSPEPETRVRQDLEKTLLQSNETEPDDVSNLKMSPKRKIISFSINNSVAKPTTVAPSCAKVTPRVDSYESRKPYGHWVPVKSGRSSSARKHTLTKAH, from the exons atgacCAAGGGAGAAGACTCACACTCTGAAATGGCCCATGCTCGTCAGAGTGATGGCATCAATGTGATCTTTGACCAAAACAGCCCTGCCTCATCTCGCTCCCAGTCCcaaagcagcagtggcagcagacAATCCTCTGGCTCTGCCTGCTACAGGGGGCGAGGTAGTCACAGGGGGCGTTCTTCATCTTCTTCGTCATCTACATCCAGAAGTAGGTCCTCCTCTCGCCCCAGGTCTCGCTCTCACCCTCGGTGCCACAGACGTTCCTCTCGCTGTGGCTGTGACAACCATCGTAGATATGGCCATGGCCGCCACCGCCGCTCCCCACCACGCCGTTACAGAGCCCACTCTCGCTCCTACAGCCGCTCGCCCGTGCAAGACAGATCCCCAGGTCGCACACGCTACAGGTCCCGCTCCAGGTCTCCCAGCCGTTTGAGCAGGCACAGGAGGACCGTGAGCCAATTTAGAAGCAGGTTTTCCAAATCCCCAGCCAGAGGATACAGGAGCCGCTCGAGGTCCACATCTTCAGGACATTTGAGTTTGGATG ATAAAAGAGAACCCCTTGAAGCTGCAAAGGCCAATGCTTTGAATATCCTAGGtgtggagaagctggaacttcCTGAGAGTGTGAAACCAATCCCGTCAGAGAAGTCAACGGAATCCAGATGGGTGTCACCAGAACCAGAGACAAGGGTGAGACAAGACCTCGAAAAGACTCTGTTACAG AGCAACGAGACAGAGCCTGATGACGTGTCCAACCTAAAGATGTCCCCGAAAAGGAAAATAATCTCTTTCAGCATTAAT AATTCTGTGGCCAAACCAACAACAGTAGCACCATCCTGTGCTAAGGTAACTCCCAGAGTGGACAGCTATGAAAGCAGGAAGCCCTACGGCCACTGGGTTCCAGTCAAATCAGGGCGATCCTCCagcgcacgcaaacacacactcaccaagGCACACTAG
- the rsrp1 gene encoding arginine/serine-rich protein 1 isoform X4 encodes MTKGEDSHSEMAHARQSDGINVIFDQNSPASSRSQSQSSSGSRQSSGSACYRGRGSHRGRSSSSSSSTSRSRSSSRPRSRSHPRCHRRSSRCGCDNHRRYGHGRHRRSPPRRYRAHSRSYSRSPVQDRSPGRTRYRSRSRSPSRLSRHRRTVSQFRSRFSKSPARGYRSRSRSTSSGHLSLDDKREPLEAAKANALNILGVEKLELPESVKPIPSEKSTESRWVSPEPETRSNETEPDDVSNLKMSPKRKIISFSINNSVAKPTTVAPSCAKVTPRVDSYESRKPYGHWVPVKSGRSSSARKHTLTKAH; translated from the exons atgacCAAGGGAGAAGACTCACACTCTGAAATGGCCCATGCTCGTCAGAGTGATGGCATCAATGTGATCTTTGACCAAAACAGCCCTGCCTCATCTCGCTCCCAGTCCcaaagcagcagtggcagcagacAATCCTCTGGCTCTGCCTGCTACAGGGGGCGAGGTAGTCACAGGGGGCGTTCTTCATCTTCTTCGTCATCTACATCCAGAAGTAGGTCCTCCTCTCGCCCCAGGTCTCGCTCTCACCCTCGGTGCCACAGACGTTCCTCTCGCTGTGGCTGTGACAACCATCGTAGATATGGCCATGGCCGCCACCGCCGCTCCCCACCACGCCGTTACAGAGCCCACTCTCGCTCCTACAGCCGCTCGCCCGTGCAAGACAGATCCCCAGGTCGCACACGCTACAGGTCCCGCTCCAGGTCTCCCAGCCGTTTGAGCAGGCACAGGAGGACCGTGAGCCAATTTAGAAGCAGGTTTTCCAAATCCCCAGCCAGAGGATACAGGAGCCGCTCGAGGTCCACATCTTCAGGACATTTGAGTTTGGATG ATAAAAGAGAACCCCTTGAAGCTGCAAAGGCCAATGCTTTGAATATCCTAGGtgtggagaagctggaacttcCTGAGAGTGTGAAACCAATCCCGTCAGAGAAGTCAACGGAATCCAGATGGGTGTCACCAGAACCAGAGACAAGG AGCAACGAGACAGAGCCTGATGACGTGTCCAACCTAAAGATGTCCCCGAAAAGGAAAATAATCTCTTTCAGCATTAAT AATTCTGTGGCCAAACCAACAACAGTAGCACCATCCTGTGCTAAGGTAACTCCCAGAGTGGACAGCTATGAAAGCAGGAAGCCCTACGGCCACTGGGTTCCAGTCAAATCAGGGCGATCCTCCagcgcacgcaaacacacactcaccaagGCACACTAG
- the rsrp1 gene encoding arginine/serine-rich protein 1 isoform X2 — protein sequence MTKGEDSHSEMAHARQSDGINVIFDQNSPASSRSQSQSSSGSRQSSGSACYRGRGSHRGRSSSSSSSTSRSRSSSRPRSRSHPRCHRRSSRCGCDNHRRYGHGRHRRSPPRRYRAHSRSYSRSPVQDRSPGRTRYRSRSRSPSRLSRHRRTVSQFRSRFSKSPARGYRSRSRSTSSGHLSLDDKREPLEAAKANALNILGVEKLELPESVKPIPSEKSTESRWVSPEPETRIPIEGLEVFFPSWTRCKYKSNETEPDDVSNLKMSPKRKIISFSINNSVAKPTTVAPSCAKVTPRVDSYESRKPYGHWVPVKSGRSSSARKHTLTKAH from the exons atgacCAAGGGAGAAGACTCACACTCTGAAATGGCCCATGCTCGTCAGAGTGATGGCATCAATGTGATCTTTGACCAAAACAGCCCTGCCTCATCTCGCTCCCAGTCCcaaagcagcagtggcagcagacAATCCTCTGGCTCTGCCTGCTACAGGGGGCGAGGTAGTCACAGGGGGCGTTCTTCATCTTCTTCGTCATCTACATCCAGAAGTAGGTCCTCCTCTCGCCCCAGGTCTCGCTCTCACCCTCGGTGCCACAGACGTTCCTCTCGCTGTGGCTGTGACAACCATCGTAGATATGGCCATGGCCGCCACCGCCGCTCCCCACCACGCCGTTACAGAGCCCACTCTCGCTCCTACAGCCGCTCGCCCGTGCAAGACAGATCCCCAGGTCGCACACGCTACAGGTCCCGCTCCAGGTCTCCCAGCCGTTTGAGCAGGCACAGGAGGACCGTGAGCCAATTTAGAAGCAGGTTTTCCAAATCCCCAGCCAGAGGATACAGGAGCCGCTCGAGGTCCACATCTTCAGGACATTTGAGTTTGGATG ATAAAAGAGAACCCCTTGAAGCTGCAAAGGCCAATGCTTTGAATATCCTAGGtgtggagaagctggaacttcCTGAGAGTGTGAAACCAATCCCGTCAGAGAAGTCAACGGAATCCAGATGGGTGTCACCAGAACCAGAGACAAGG ATTCCAATTGAAGGCCTAGAAGTATTTTTCCCATCTTGGACTAGATGTAAATACAAG AGCAACGAGACAGAGCCTGATGACGTGTCCAACCTAAAGATGTCCCCGAAAAGGAAAATAATCTCTTTCAGCATTAAT AATTCTGTGGCCAAACCAACAACAGTAGCACCATCCTGTGCTAAGGTAACTCCCAGAGTGGACAGCTATGAAAGCAGGAAGCCCTACGGCCACTGGGTTCCAGTCAAATCAGGGCGATCCTCCagcgcacgcaaacacacactcaccaagGCACACTAG